A window of Carassius carassius chromosome 44, fCarCar2.1, whole genome shotgun sequence contains these coding sequences:
- the LOC132126707 gene encoding MAP kinase-interacting serine/threonine-protein kinase 1-like: protein MESSQPITITDPDTQRKKKRRTRAADSFTGKFSDLYKLTDELLGQGAYAKVQGCVSLQNGNEYAVKIIEKNAGHSRSRVFREVETLYQCQGNKNILELIQFFEDDCCFYLVFEKLLGGSILTHIQSRKYFDEREASHVVRDIAHALDFLHNKGIAHRDLKPENILCEYTDKVSPVKICDFDLGSGVKLNSACTPITTPELTTPCGSAEYMAPEVVEVFTDEASFYDKRCDLWSLGVILYILLSGSPPFTGHCGTNCGWERGETCRACQNNLFERIQEGKYEFRDGVWAQISADAKDLISRLLVRDATLRLSAAQVLKHPWVQGNAPERVLQTPRVLQRNCSTKDLTQFAAEAIAFNRQLSQKEEEQEDFGAVVCSMRLSPPSNSRLARRRAQSQALRTNT, encoded by the exons ATGGAGAGCAGTCAACCAATCACCATCACAGACCCGGATACACAGCGGAAGAAGAAACGCAGAACTCGGGCCGCGGACAGTTTCACTGGCAAATTTAGTG ATCTGTACAAGCTGACGGACGAGCTGCTGGGTCAGGGAGCTTATGCTAAAGTCCAGGGTTGTGTGAGTTTACAGAACGGCAACGAGTATGCTGTCAAG ATAATTGAGAAGAACGCTGGTCACAGTCGCAGTAGAGTTTTCAGAGAGGTGGAGACGCTTTACCAGTGTCAAGGAAATAA GAACATTCTGGAGCTCATTCAGTTTTTTGAAGATGACTGCTGTTTTTATCTGGTGTTTGAGAAGTTGCTCGGAG GTTCCATTTTAACACATATCCAGAGTCGAAAGTACTTTGATGAGAGAGAGGCAAGTCATGTAGTCAGGGATATAGCACATGCACTGGACTTTCTGCACAACAAAG GAATCGCTCACCGGGACCTTAAGCCTGAAAATATCCTGTGTGAATATACTGATAAG GTGTCTCCTGTGAAAATCTGTGATTTTGATCTCGGGAGTGGAGTAAAGCTAAACAGTGCCTGTACGCCAATAACTACCCCTGAGCTCACCACGCCG TGTGGCTCGGCAGAGTACATGGCTCCTGAGGTGGTGGAGGTCTTTACGGATGAGGCTTCGTTCTATGATAAGCGCTGTGACCTCTGGAGCCTTGGAGTGATTCTCTACATCCTGCTCAGCGGGAGTCCTCCCTTCACTGGCCACTGCGGCACCAACTGCGGCTGGGAACGAGGAGAGACGTGTCGGGCCTGCCAG AACAACCTGTTTGAGAGGATTCAGGAGGGGAAGTATGAATTTAGGGATGGAGTTTGGGCTCAGATCTCGGCCGACGCTAAAGATCTGATCTCGCGGCTGCTGGTGCGAGATGCCACTCTACGACTGAGTGCCGCTCAGGTCCTGAAGCATCCCTGGGTGCAAGGG AATGCACCTGAAAGAGTTCTTCAAACTCCTCGTGTTCTACAAAG AAACTGCAGCACTAAAGACCTGACACAGTTTGCCGCTGAAGCCATCGCATTCAATCGACAGCTGTCTCAGAAGGAAGAAGAGCAGGAGGACTTTGGTGCCGTGGTCTGCTCCATGAGGCTCTCCCCTCCATCTAACTCTAGATTAGCCCGTCGCAGAGCACAGTCTCAAGCACTACGCACCAATACCTGA
- the LOC132126186 gene encoding ATP synthase subunit beta, mitochondrial-like, producing MMLGAVGRCCTGALQALKPGVTPLKALNGAPAALFSRRDYAAPAAAAVTANGRIVAVIGAVVDVQFDEGLPPILNALEVAGRDTRLVLEVAQHLGESTVRTIAMDGTEGLVRGQKVLDTGAPIRIPVGPETLGRIMNVIGEPIDERGPIITKQTAAIHAEAPEFTDMSVEQEILVTGIKVVDLLAPYAKGGKIGLFGGAGVGKTVLIMELINNVAKAHGGYSVFAGVGERTREGNDLYHEMIESGVINLKDTTSKVALVYGQMNEPPGARARVALTGLTVAEYFRDQEGQDVLLFIDNIFRFTQAGSEVSALLGRIPSAVGYQPTLATDMGTMQERITTTKKGSITSVQAIYVPADDLTDPAPATTFAHLDATTVLSRAIAELGIYPAVDPLDSTSRIMDPNIVGSEHYDVARGVQKILQDYKSLQDIIAILGMDELSEEDKLIVSRARKIQRFLSQPFQVAEVFTGHLGKLVPLKDTIKGFKAILAGEYDALPEQAFYMVGPIEEVVTKAEKLAEEHS from the exons ATGATGTTGGGAGCTGTGGGACGCTGCTGCACTGGGGCCTTACAAGCTCTCAAGCCCGGGGTGACCCCCCTGAAGGCTCTCAACGGAGCTCCAGCGGCACTGTTTTCTC GCAGGGATTATGCTGCTCCTGCCGCAGCTGCTGTCACCGCCAATGGGCGTATCGTTGCGGTCATCGGCGCCGTTGTGGACGTCCAGTTCGACGAGGGTCTGCCCCCGATTCTCAATGCCCTGGAAGTGGCCGGCCGTGACACCAGGCTAGTCCTGGAGGTGGCTCAGCATCTGG GTGAGAGCACTGTCCGCACCATCGCTATGGATGGTACCGAGGGACTGGTGCGCGGTCAGAAGGTTCTGGACACCGGTGCACCCATCAGAATCCCTGTGGGACCCGAGACACTTGGCAGGATCATGAATGTCATCGGTGAGCCCATTGACGAGAGAGGACCAATTATCACAAAACA GACTGCTGCCATCCATGCTGAGGCCCCAGAGTTCACAGACATGAGCGTCGAGCAGGAGATTCTGGTCACGGGAATCAAAGTCGTAGACCTGCTGGCACCCTACGCCAAGGGTGGCAAGATCG GTCTTTTCGGTGGTGCTGGTGTGGGAAAGACCGTATTGATTATGGAGCTGATCAACAACGTGGCCAAGGCTCATGGTGGGTACTCGGTGTTCGCCGGTGTAGGAGAGAGAACCCGTGAGGGAAACGATCTCTACCATGAGATGATTGAGTCTGGTGTCATCAACCTGAAAGACACCACCTCAAAG GTGGCTCTGGTGTACGGACAGATGAACGAGCCCCCAGGTGCACGTGCCCGTGTGGCTCTGACTGGACTGACCGTTGCTGAATATTTCCGTGATCAGGAGGGGCAGGATGTGCTGCTTTTCATTGACAACATTTTCCGCTTCACCCAGGCTGGATCAGAG GTGTCTGCCCTGCTGGGTCGTATCCCCTCTGCTGTGGGCTATCAGCCAACTCTGGCCACTGACATGGGTACCATGCAGGAGAGAATCACCACAACCAAGAAGGGTTCAATCACATCTGTGCAG GCCATCTACGTGCCTGCTGATGACTTGACTGATCCTGCCCCTGCCACCACTTTCGCTCACTTGGATGCCACCACCGTGTTGTCTCGAGCTATTGCTGAGCTGGGTATCTACCCCGCTGTGGACCCACTGGACTCCACTTCCCGTATCATGGACCCCAATATTGTGGGATCAGAGCATTATGACGTCGCCCGTGGTGTCCAGAAGATCCTCCAG GACTACAAGTCCCTGCAGGATATCATTGCTATTCTGGGTATGGATGAGTTGTCTGAGGAGGACAAACTGATTGTGTCTCGTGCACGTAAGATCCAGAGGTTCCTGTCCCAGCCCTTCCAAGTTGCTGAGGTTTTCACTGGACACTTGGGCAAGCTGGTGCCCCTGAAAGACACCATTAAAGGCTTTAAGGCTATCCTGGCTG GCGAGTATGATGCTTTGCCTGAGCAGGCCTTCTACATGGTGGGCCCCATCGAGGAGGTGGTGACGAAGGCGGAGAAGCTGGCTGAGGAACATTCGTAA